In Vespa velutina chromosome 1, iVesVel2.1, whole genome shotgun sequence, the genomic stretch AGCTTCGTAGAGAACAAGAATTAATTGGTAAGCCTACAACATCTCAATGAAATTCAATGCCTGTAAAGATCTACCAAATTAATTACTTAGAAcagatagtatatatatatatatgataagataaatattaaaaaatatagaaacattgtgcatttatataattaatattgatgataaaatatttttaaaaatgtattaacatTTATGAGTTCATAAAaagttacaattaattttttgaaaattcacATTACCACACTATCTCCCATTGTCCACTAGATAAGCacttttctttaactttaCATAATCGATTAAATGTTCTTTCTGGAGGAAATCCAAtaatctctctatcttcttgtATCCTAAACGTAAAAGTAGACTCGTGTGTCCCAATAAAGTacctattaaaaataacttttaattcataaacatattctttaaaattctaCAATATTATACTTGCCTAGCATACGAGCAAATTATTTGATCGATAATTGCAATACCACCATccttaaacttttttttaacataatcTGATGGCACATAATTTAAAACCGTATATTGTGGCAAGTATGATTTAAGTTCGGCGAGTTCTATAAAAAGCATTtaagtatacatttatatatttgttttcataAAGCTCACAGAAAATactcatttataaattatttttagtttgaCCTTGCTCATCTGTATCAGTAGCaacaaataaaagttttaattcatattctttcattttttttgccAACTGAGATGCAGCTCCTTTTATTGTTGGCGTCGATTCTGATCGCCCAATAACAAAATCACGTCTTCTCAAATGAACTGATAAATATGGACCACCaattgcatttctttttttctaaaatttatatatatttagggAACAGCTGAATACTGTTCTGTAAAATTGAATggtatgtataaattaatcaattaaatatacaaaatatatttttaaagtaacAAACTTTTTCTTGAATCCAATCGGATGGACGTTCggtattatcatctttatctGTAGAATTTAGATATTTCGCTCTAAAGTCAGATGCAATATCATAAAGTTCAGAATTATAACGCATACTACGTCTTGCTCTCCAATAATCTTTAGAACCATATGTATCATGCAAAGGTATTTCCATATGATCAAACATGacagatctaaaaaaaaaaatatatatatatatattttaattgatattattataaacatattaatgattataaaattctttcaaatacACATACCtatgaaaaaaaggattaagaTTTGTTTCAAGGTTCGACATTGTTccatgaaataaaatacatttcattTGTCGGCTTGTGATATTAGAATAATTCCAAAAGTAACCActatattcttctttcgattttttataaCGTACAAATTTGGAAGGacaatctttttcttcatttttatcttcaaatataccagttttaaacatttcttcatcattttgtaaaatatacacAACATCTAATAgagttttcatatttttcgaaGAATATTCTGGAATTAACGAAACATGCtatgaatgtaaatataacaacaaatagtaattattaccTTCAAAGAACTTGTACATTTCAATTACAGGAGCATATTTTTGTAAACTTGCAATATCAAAAAATGTACCCCATGGCAACGATACTTGTGGACCCACATCTTTGCTCTGCCAATGGTATAAATCACCTGTACAGtccattataaaaaaatgatgattaattaattaatataaaatacaaatagaaagaaaaatattacccCATGGTGGCAGAACCAAGTGCcacttaaattttttatcctttttatttaaattttttacaaaaacgGCAACACGAACGTATACATCTCTTCTTAGATTAAAACCTTCCGGAGGATTAACATCGTATAATATGtaactaaattaaaaaaagaaaaaaaaccaatattgttacaaataaaaataatatacataatgtctataataatattatcattaataaccTCCAACCGTTTGtttgataaatattcaaaatctcCACAATTTTTTTCAGTTTTCATAACTTTATCAGATTTTTGACAAAAACCATATTCTTCGGATTTTACTGTGAAAACGATCGAgatcaatataaaatacaaaattttaagAGAAGATAAGTTGAACATTTTTAACTTATGTTATTTTCGTGAACTCGAAAGATATAATGGCACAAATGTTTTATCGAATAGTGAAGACGAAATTATCATTCTTTCGAAACATAATAActtattctaaatataaaaaattaaagaagagaatgaaaagaaataaatattttgtaatattactaacaaaacattaaaatcaaataagacataatatttaagaaaatatagtaAATTTCTTGTTTCCATTACGCACCTGCGCAGTTCATCTCAACATTACATCCTTTTATTTGAATTGAGAATCGTTAGAAAcattgaaaacaaaatatttttttaatatacgtaaactttcaatttttcttttttttttttttcgtctttcgcCTTTCATTGATGaagattaataaagaaatgatgTAAGAAAATCAAAAGTCGGATTTGTAAGCTTATCGATGAATGGATTAGAATTATCTTATTTGATTAATAGTATCtgtagtaatgataataataattattatttaccgacttatacaatatttataattcatagtTTAGTTAACGAAGTTAtttcaatacttttttcttttttgaaaaagtgCATTATGTTatgttgtgtatatatatatgtatgtataatatttatacacacacacacacacacacacacatatctatatactgCGGCTCGTTTCCacttttcttcattatcttaTTAAAGTATACACTTggcatataaaaattacaaggACAATTTATAATGCtagtgataataatggttgtcgtgtaataataataataacaataataataataataataataataagaagaagaagaagaataataagaataagaataataataataataataataataataataataataataataataatagaggcGATAGCTTTAGTACtaagatagtaataataatagtagtagtaggtggtagtagcagcagtagcaatagtagtaatattattaataatagtaacagcGGTAGCAATAACTAcgatattaagattattattattataatcattataatctgGTATCtaggaattattttcttattcatctttttatacatatacttgcATAAAGTTCTTTATGTAACCTTCATCGTTTTTAGTTGTGTTCGATTTTTTtatgcaatttttctttttacaatttgtGCTTCTTTCGTCTATTTTACGTGtgctttctcttatttttctattttttttatttttttattttttattctgctAGCGATGTTAACATTTAGGCAAATTCTCGATCATACTAACAGCGATACATGTTTTAATACTGTGAATGATTTCTTTATAACAAATACAACATGACACAAATTTTCATACTActtaattttttgtaattacagtatccctcctttttctctgtgAAATCTCTAGCATTAACATCACAACTGGAAAATGCTCTGTGCTTTACCAGAAAACATGCTATGTTACATTCACTGTACAAAATGTGAAgtagtaaattattattattattattataattaatttcaaacaatatattataaacaatatactATGATGAAGTGTTCTTTATATATGATGCAATTAtcaatttatgtaaataaatttcaaagttataaaaataggtattatatttactacatgatttaaataagaatatttcattaatttttgtaataaaatattataagataatatagaaataaatgaggttgatcgaacgatttaa encodes the following:
- the LOC124955496 gene encoding GDP-fucose protein O-fucosyltransferase 2 yields the protein MFNLSSLKILYFILISIVFTVKSEEYGFCQKSDKVMKTEKNCGDFEYLSNKRYILYDVNPPEGFNLRRDVYVRVAVFVKNLNKKDKKFKWHLVLPPWGDLYHWQSKDVGPQVSLPWGTFFDIASLQKYAPVIEMYKFFEEYSSKNMKTLLDVVYILQNDEEMFKTGIFEDKNEEKDCPSKFVRYKKSKEEYSGYFWNYSNITSRQMKCILFHGTMSNLETNLNPFFHRSVMFDHMEIPLHDTYGSKDYWRARRSMRYNSELYDIASDFRAKYLNSTDKDDNTERPSDWIQEKKKRNAIGGPYLSVHLRRRDFVIGRSESTPTIKGAASQLAKKMKEYELKLLFVATDTDEQELAELKSYLPQYTVLNYVPSDYVKKKFKDGGIAIIDQIICSYARYFIGTHESTFTFRIQEDREIIGFPPERTFNRLCKVKEKCLSSGQWEIVW